CGGCTTGCGGTCAACCGTAAGTTTGTTAGTTCCCTTGAGATAGTTCAGGTATTCTCCAGCTGCTCCGCTTGTTGCTGAATAATTAGTTTCTTTAAGAGTCTGATGCAGTTTTCCAAAACGCTGCTTTTTGCGTGGCATATATTTTTTATTAGCTCTAATTCAACATCTGTTATCATGCTGTCACATGAAAAGCTGAAAAATATTGATACATAAGGTTTTAGAGCATACCTAAAATTATCCGGCTCTATGCGAAATATTAACTCTCGCTGAACGCTATAAGGGTCTATAACAGTTTCCAAAAATCCGTACAAGTTTATCCAAAGCAATCACCTCTCTAGTAATTTTACGTAAAACTATCAATCCAGTCAGGTTTTGTATTTTTCAAGCCTGTAGAAAAATATTCAGACCGTTTAGCAATAACATCTATTTCTAATAATTCAGGCCCTTTGCGAGGAGCAATTGGGCGCTGGATTGCACCTTCTAAATATTCTGGTTGGATTAAAGCTTTACAAGCATCAAGCATTTTTTGTGCTTCTTCAACAGAGAAAGCATTAATAATTAATTTGGAATTATCTTTTAAGGTTAAGAGTGCTTCATACTGTCCTTTTTTATAATCTGGTAAAGGTGAAGTAGAGTAACGTTGTACGATGGGATGAGGAATAGTCAAAGGGTATTTAGGTGAGCCAAAATTCCCGTTTTCCATTTTTTGTGCAAACATAAATATCATTTGTGGTCTACCTGCCTCTATGCGAATCTGCCACCATTCTGGGACAGCCGAATAATACTCAGTTTGATTACATTGTTGTGCTTCAATTTGAGCAGTTCTTTGAAAATTAAGTAATTCTTGAGCTTCAGTTCCTTGAATCACTTGAATCGTTTCAGTTTTGAATTTTGGCTGCTTAGTAGAAGTATCGCAACTGTCAAAAACTTGAACATTAATTGTTGAAAACTCCACTTTTGCATCAACCCCATCTTTGCCATTAGTTCCCGGTTGACCGTCAACGCCATCACGTCCGTTTAATCCTGGTTGACCATCAACACCGTTGTGACCGTTTAGCCCTGGTTGACCATCAACACCGTTGTGACCGTCAACGCCATCGCGTCCGTTTAGCCCTGGTTGACCATCAATACCGTTGTGACCGTCAACGCCATCGCGTCCGTTTAGCCCTGGTTGACCATCAACACCGTTGTGACCGTCAACGCCATCGCGTCCGTTTAGCCCTGGTTGACCATCAACACCGTTGTGACCGTCAACGCCATCGCGTCCGTTTAGCCCTGGTTGACCATCAATACCGTTGTGACCGTCAACGCCATCGCGTCCGTTTAGCCCTGGTTGACCATCAACACCGTTGTGACCGTCAACGCCATCGCGTCCGTTTAGCCCTGGTTGACCATCAATACCGTTGTGACCGTCAACGCCATTATTACCAGGTGGGCCAGGTGGGCCAGGAATTCTTGAAATTAAAGCAATAGCAGCGATTTCAGCTTGCAATCCGGCAATTTGAATTTCTAGGAATGCAACAGCAGCAGCAATTATGGGGAATTTAACCAGAATTTCAGTTATTTGACCAGCAAAAGCAGCAAATCTAGCCGCTAAAGCCGCTAATTCTGCCACTTGCGCTTCTAATTGTGCTTCTTCTAATGCAATTTTGGCATCTTCGGCGGCTATTTTGGCATTAACTTCTACTTCTAGTTCAAGAAGTCTAGCGTTGATTTCTGCTTCGGTTGCCTCAACTGCACCAATCTGCGCTTCAACAGCCCCAATTTGAGCTTCTAGCTCTGCATTAAAACCTTGAATTTCGGTTTGAACTGCTGCGACTTCTGCCTCTATACCTGGAAGTTGAGCTTCAACTACTGCTAGTTCTCCCCGAAGTTCTTGTGAAAATCCAATGGCTTCAAAAGCTACTCTTTCAGCTTCGATTACCTGTGGCTGAAGTTCAGCATATTCTACTTCCAATGCCTGTAATTGTGGCTCAAAGGCTGCTACTTCAGCTTGCAAACCTCCAATTTCAGATTGAAGAGCGCCTACACTGCCTTCTATCTGGGCAATTTGCACTTCCTCCCCAGCAACCTGTGATTGCAGTTCGGTATACTCAGCTTCAAGAATTCCTACTTCAGATTGCAAACCTGCAATTTCAGATTGAAGAGCGCCTACACTGCCTTCTATTTGAGCAATTTGCACTTCCTCCCCAGCAAGTTGTGATTGTAAACCTCCAATTTCAGTTTCAAGTGATGCTACTCCCGCATCTAAACGAGTAATTTGAGCTTGCTCTTCTACAACTTCAGCTTGAACACTTGCAACTTCAGCTTGAACACTTGCAACTTCAGCTTGAACACTTGCAACTTCAGCTTGAACACCTGCAACTTCAGCTTGAACACCTGCAACTTCAGCTTGAACACCTGCAACTTCAGCTTGAACACCTGCAACTTCAGCTTCTAATCCCGCCAAAGCTGCTAGAGCTGCTGCACCTTCAGCCGCCGCGGCTGCGATCGCTGCAAATACTCCCTCAATAGCCGCAGCAATCAAAGGAGCTGCAACAACCGCTACTACTGCCGCAATTCCTGCCCCAACCGCAATTAGCTTGGCTTCTAAATCATGTAATTCACTTTCTAGATTCCCAATCTGAATTTCATCTTGTGCCAATTGACGGTAAACATCAGCTAACTGATGCTTTAGTGCGTCAATTTCGCCTTGAACATTTCCGTTATTGGAATTATTAATTAAATTTCTTAATTCATCAATCTGACTTTGCAATTGCTGACAGCAATCACATTGATGACCAGAGCAATTACTAATATTTGATAGCGAGGAAATTAGGGATTGACCCGATGTAGACACTTAACAAACCTCACTACCAATTTTAGAAATCAGAGCTTCAATTGATGCAAATTCACCCTGGTCAATGCAGACCTTGCCATCGGGACAGAATGTTGTTGGATCAACACATTGCTTACCTGCGCCACAAGCGCCACCGTTAGCGCAAACAACCTGACAATCTGCTAAAGATTGATAGATTCCTGGGGTGTTGTAAGTAGTCTCAGGTACACAGTTTCCGTTAATGCAGTCATACTTTGTACTGGGTGACGGTGTTGTGCAATTGGGGTCACTTTTTACAAAAGTCTTTGATGATGAATATAAAACACTGCTTGGGTCGTTAATACTGGCAGATGCAAGTGACCTGCCATCCGTACCAACGCATATTAGCTGCCAAGTTGTTGTTGAACCTGGTGCCAGTGTCCATGTCGGATCATCAAGTTCGTAACCTGAATATGTATCTAACCCAGAAAACGAAGGATGACCCGACCAATTATCATACAGTTGCCAACTACCTGGACAACCTCTAGGATCTGTTGCTGTAGACATGAATTAAACAGCGTTCGGGTCAAAGGTTGGGGCCGTATAAGCGCCATAGAATCGTTCAGCATATTGAAACTGAGTTCTGGGAACGCCGTTTTTTGTGACGGGTGATGAAATAGTTAAAGTGCTATCAACTAATACTGATTGGTCAGTGTTTGCAGAAATCCAACTGTGAGCAAAACTAACAATTGCTGCATACAGTTCCAAAGCAGTTGGATTTGACCCTGTAAGAGCGGGTAGGGAAGTCAGAGGAATTTCTAATACTTTTGGTGTGCCGGAGAATGTTGAGTTTGCACCGAATAAATCAGTAATTGCTGGCTGAGTCATACAACGGATTTTATGAAGTGAATAAATCCGTTGTATGCGTTAGCTAAATTTATGTAAATGTTCCACTTTTATGTAGAAGTGGTACTTTTCACAATCTCACAATCCTTACCTAGAGACGATTACAGCAACTTCACTTATGTACACAACAAAAATGTACCTGTTTTACCTTATAGCTGGGTAAAAGAGGAACTTATGCAAAATCTGATTCAGTTGGCGTGAGTATCTGTACTGAATCTATTTAAGAAATAAATTATACAAATATTTACAAAAAGCGGAAGACAAAACCCCTTTGAGAGAATAGGCTAAAACCGATGCACCTATTCACAGCGCTGATATCCAGCGCCCGCGATCGCCTTGTGAGCGAGTGCGATCGCGTTTACTCTTGAAAGCTCCTAGCGCAATCATGGCAATACCATCTGTGAACAATGCCGTCCTTGCGCTTGTTCCAGCCGTTGCGATAAGTGCGCCACCCGTGGCAACGGGGGCACTGGATGCGGGTTAGGTTTTTGGTCATGTTTAACGAGCCTTTACCAACTTCAATTGCTCAGGGTCGAATGGGCCAATAGGAGTTTGGAAACCTTTGGCTGATTTTCTGAGCCAGTATTGCTCCTTCTCTGCAAA
This Nostoc sp. C052 DNA region includes the following protein-coding sequences:
- a CDS encoding collagen-like protein, which translates into the protein MSTSGQSLISSLSNISNCSGHQCDCCQQLQSQIDELRNLINNSNNGNVQGEIDALKHQLADVYRQLAQDEIQIGNLESELHDLEAKLIAVGAGIAAVVAVVAAPLIAAAIEGVFAAIAAAAAEGAAALAALAGLEAEVAGVQAEVAGVQAEVAGVQAEVAGVQAEVASVQAEVASVQAEVASVQAEVVEEQAQITRLDAGVASLETEIGGLQSQLAGEEVQIAQIEGSVGALQSEIAGLQSEVGILEAEYTELQSQVAGEEVQIAQIEGSVGALQSEIGGLQAEVAAFEPQLQALEVEYAELQPQVIEAERVAFEAIGFSQELRGELAVVEAQLPGIEAEVAAVQTEIQGFNAELEAQIGAVEAQIGAVEATEAEINARLLELEVEVNAKIAAEDAKIALEEAQLEAQVAELAALAARFAAFAGQITEILVKFPIIAAAVAFLEIQIAGLQAEIAAIALISRIPGPPGPPGNNGVDGHNGIDGQPGLNGRDGVDGHNGVDGQPGLNGRDGVDGHNGIDGQPGLNGRDGVDGHNGVDGQPGLNGRDGVDGHNGVDGQPGLNGRDGVDGHNGIDGQPGLNGRDGVDGHNGVDGQPGLNGHNGVDGQPGLNGRDGVDGQPGTNGKDGVDAKVEFSTINVQVFDSCDTSTKQPKFKTETIQVIQGTEAQELLNFQRTAQIEAQQCNQTEYYSAVPEWWQIRIEAGRPQMIFMFAQKMENGNFGSPKYPLTIPHPIVQRYSTSPLPDYKKGQYEALLTLKDNSKLIINAFSVEEAQKMLDACKALIQPEYLEGAIQRPIAPRKGPELLEIDVIAKRSEYFSTGLKNTKPDWIDSFT